Within Mycoplasmopsis verecunda, the genomic segment TGGTGCACCAGGTCATAATGGTGGCGAGCCTGGAGATATGTTGATTAATGTAATAGTAATGGATCATCCATATTTTAGAAGAGATGGGCTTGATATAGAATTAGATTTCCCAGTTTCATTTGTTGATATAATGATGGAAAACACTGTTAAAGTTCCTACTCCATGAGGTGATGTTTCGATTGCGATGAAAAAATCATATCTAGATTCTAAAGTTATTAAAGTACCACAAAAAGGTGTTAAATACAAAGGTATGCAAGGTGATTTAAGATTAAACTTAAGAATCATTATTCCGGATTTTGATCGAAAAGACAGAAAACATATTGTTGAAACACTTTCAACAGTTAAAGATAATACAAATGAAAAATTTGTTAATAAAGTAAATATTGGATAATTAAAATACACTATAGAGCCATCAATATGGGTATAGTGTATTTTTCTTTTTTTAATTAGTTATTTAGTCTTCTTGATATCTTTTCATGCAAAAGGAAATTCTTTTGGGGTAGATCTGTATTTTGTGATTTCTACAACAAAATTATCTTTTGTTAGTTTCTCATTACCTGGTAATGAAAAAACTTCTAAAGAATAATCGAGTTTCTGTAAAATATCTGAAGCTTGATTTATTTCTTCTTGATATTTAGAACCTTTGATTAGTGACATTTTACCTTTGACTTTTACTAAATGAAATGATGACATTAGTAAAGAACGGATATCAGCAACAGCTCTTGCTGTAACTAAGTCAAATTTATTTTTTTCACTTATATCTTCACTTCTTGTTTGAACCACAGTCACATAATCTTTAAGATTTAATTTTAAAATGACTTCATTAAGAAAATTAACTCTTTTTCCAATAGGTTCGTAAATAGTAATATGATTAGATGGTTGAGTTAGTATATACGGAATTG encodes:
- the rsmG gene encoding 16S rRNA (guanine(527)-N(7))-methyltransferase RsmG; the protein is MKNKELVKQYCKKNGYDFSLFEAYVNLIEEKNKVMNLTGFTGDRLWEEGILESLYFMDFITCDLSDGEILDIGAGAGFPSIPYILTQPSNHITIYEPIGKRVNFLNEVILKLNLKDYVTVVQTRSEDISEKNKFDLVTARAVADIRSLLMSSFHLVKVKGKMSLIKGSKYQEEINQASDILQKLDYSLEVFSLPGNEKLTKDNFVVEITKYRSTPKEFPFAWKDIKKTK